Proteins from a genomic interval of Bacteroidales bacterium:
- the ilvN gene encoding acetolactate synthase small subunit has translation MENKILYTVTIFSENTVGLLNQVTTVFTRRQLNIETLSVSPSAIVGIHKFTITAFSDRETIEKVVLSIDKRVDVLKSYYSTDEELIHQEIALYKLSTPEFLEQISVEELIRKHNAIILDINKDIVVIEKTGHYADTKALFNELNEKVRVLQFIRSGRIAITKSKIERLSDMLSDIEQRRKKKEKKLS, from the coding sequence ATGGAAAACAAGATATTATATACTGTAACTATTTTTTCTGAGAATACAGTCGGTCTGCTCAATCAGGTGACAACTGTTTTTACCCGCAGGCAGTTGAATATTGAAACATTATCTGTTTCTCCTTCAGCAATAGTGGGTATCCACAAATTCACCATCACTGCTTTTTCCGATCGTGAGACCATCGAAAAAGTTGTGTTGAGCATTGACAAGCGTGTAGATGTCCTCAAATCATATTACAGTACCGATGAAGAATTGATCCATCAGGAAATTGCCCTGTATAAACTTTCTACTCCTGAATTTTTGGAACAGATCTCAGTGGAAGAACTGATCAGGAAACATAATGCCATCATACTGGATATCAATAAAGATATTGTAGTTATTGAGAAGACAGGGCATTATGCCGATACAAAAGCACTATTCAATGAATTGAACGAAAAGGTACGGGTACTGCAATTTATCCGTTCAGGGCGGATTGCTATTACCAAATCAAAAATAGAGCGATTGAGTGATATGCTTTCTGATATTGAACAAAGGAGGAAAAAGAAAGAGAAAAAGTTATCCTGA
- a CDS encoding LemA family protein, which translates to MNIVFLILGIVVVLLIIWIIVVYNRLIINKNRMHEAWSMIDVFLKKRYDLVPNLVEIVKGYSAHEKKVLEEVTRYRSEAMQAKSTETQIPQEMKLEKSLHRLLVVMEKYPDLKADQHFLKLQQQLSDMESDLEMARRYYNGTVRENNIYQESFPSNIIAKIFHFRNGIFFTSELHERSVPNIHLES; encoded by the coding sequence ATGAATATTGTGTTTCTCATTTTAGGAATCGTTGTCGTATTGCTGATTATCTGGATCATTGTTGTTTATAATAGATTAATAATTAATAAAAACCGGATGCATGAGGCATGGAGCATGATCGATGTTTTTTTGAAAAAACGTTATGATCTGGTACCCAATCTGGTAGAAATAGTCAAAGGGTATAGCGCCCATGAAAAAAAAGTACTGGAAGAAGTTACCCGTTACCGCTCCGAGGCGATGCAGGCTAAAAGTACGGAAACACAGATTCCTCAGGAAATGAAGCTTGAAAAATCATTACATCGTTTGTTGGTGGTCATGGAAAAATACCCCGACCTGAAAGCGGACCAACATTTTCTGAAATTACAACAACAATTGAGCGACATGGAAAGCGATCTGGAAATGGCGCGCCGTTATTATAACGGTACTGTCAGGGAAAACAACATCTATCAGGAAAGTTTTCCGTCCAATATTATTGCAAAAATTTTTCACTTCCGTAACGGAATATTCTTTACATCGGAATTACACGAAAGGTCAGTACCCAATATTCATCTTGAGTCATGA
- a CDS encoding acyl-[acyl-carrier-protein] thioesterase, with the protein MLPVIGDYTFPVEAYSNDFRGKSTLQAVGGFLMQAATRHAEERGFGYSFMLQNNRTWVLSRLVIEMSDYPVNDTRMLVSTWVPEVNKLFTERCFSLSDSTGKNIGYARSLWAAIDLETRRPTNILDLQGFKGFIHGAPCPIENVHKIPPIKEQCLVESFMVKYSDLDVNKHLNSMKYVEHFADTFSLEMYQQKDIRRFEICFMAEGQYGTKLDIFRKAEENDTFVLEMRNPERAICSARIAWDSL; encoded by the coding sequence ATGTTACCAGTTATAGGCGATTATACATTTCCGGTCGAAGCATATTCAAATGATTTCCGAGGGAAGTCTACCCTTCAGGCTGTGGGTGGTTTTTTGATGCAGGCAGCAACACGTCATGCAGAAGAAAGAGGGTTCGGGTATTCCTTTATGTTGCAGAATAACAGGACCTGGGTTTTATCCCGTCTGGTCATTGAAATGTCGGATTATCCGGTGAACGATACCCGTATGCTTGTAAGTACCTGGGTTCCGGAAGTTAATAAATTATTTACCGAACGTTGTTTCTCCTTATCTGATAGTACAGGGAAGAATATCGGATACGCCAGGTCATTATGGGCAGCCATAGACCTGGAAACCCGGCGGCCTACTAATATTCTGGACCTGCAAGGATTCAAAGGATTCATACATGGAGCACCCTGCCCGATAGAGAACGTTCATAAGATCCCTCCTATAAAAGAGCAGTGTCTTGTTGAATCATTCATGGTAAAATACAGCGACCTTGATGTCAATAAACATCTTAATAGTATGAAATACGTCGAACATTTTGCCGATACTTTTTCGTTGGAGATGTACCAGCAAAAAGATATCCGGCGGTTTGAGATCTGTTTCATGGCTGAGGGGCAATATGGGACTAAGTTAGATATTTTCAGGAAAGCAGAAGAGAATGATACTTTTGTTCTTGAAATGAGGAATCCGGAAAGAGCGATTTGTTCGGCAAGAATAGCCTGGGATAGCTTGTAA
- the ilvC gene encoding ketol-acid reductoisomerase, translating into MAKINFGGVVEDVVTREEFPVSKARETLKNEIIAVIGYGVQGPAQSLNMRDNGFKVIIGQAPEFKADWDRAVADGWVPGETLFPIEEAAKKATIIQYLVSDAAQRALWPVLKPCLKAGDALYFSHGFSVTYKEQTGVIPPDDVDVILVAPKGSGTSVRRNFLAGTGINSSYAIFQDATGRALERTLAIGIAIGSGYLFPTTFEQEVYSDLTGERGVLMGALAGIMDAQYKVLRDNGHTPSEAFNETVEELTQSLIRLVDENGMDWMYANCSATAQRGALDWRPRFAEAVMPVFEDLYARVRDGRECQRVLDSTGGPNYKAELEKELKELRESELWQAGEQVRKLRPGK; encoded by the coding sequence ATGGCGAAAATAAATTTTGGAGGAGTAGTAGAAGACGTGGTAACACGCGAAGAATTTCCGGTAAGTAAAGCCCGTGAAACTTTAAAAAATGAAATAATTGCGGTCATTGGCTATGGTGTGCAGGGTCCAGCACAGTCATTGAATATGCGTGATAACGGATTCAAAGTAATTATCGGACAAGCTCCTGAGTTTAAAGCTGACTGGGATAGGGCAGTGGCTGACGGATGGGTTCCGGGAGAAACACTCTTTCCTATTGAAGAAGCTGCGAAAAAAGCAACCATTATACAATACCTGGTTTCCGATGCAGCACAACGTGCTTTGTGGCCGGTATTGAAACCCTGTCTGAAAGCAGGTGATGCTTTGTATTTTTCCCATGGTTTTTCTGTTACATATAAAGAACAAACAGGAGTCATTCCTCCTGATGATGTTGATGTGATCCTGGTTGCGCCCAAAGGTTCAGGAACCAGTGTACGTCGTAATTTTCTGGCCGGAACAGGTATCAATTCCAGTTATGCCATCTTTCAGGATGCAACAGGAAGGGCCTTGGAACGTACATTAGCTATTGGTATTGCCATTGGTTCAGGTTATTTATTCCCTACTACTTTCGAGCAGGAAGTTTACAGTGACCTTACCGGGGAACGTGGTGTACTGATGGGGGCTTTAGCCGGCATTATGGATGCGCAATATAAAGTTTTGCGTGATAATGGCCATACTCCCAGTGAAGCGTTCAACGAAACTGTTGAGGAACTTACCCAAAGCTTGATCCGTTTGGTTGATGAAAACGGTATGGATTGGATGTACGCCAATTGTTCCGCAACGGCTCAACGTGGCGCATTAGACTGGAGGCCTCGTTTTGCTGAAGCTGTGATGCCTGTATTTGAAGATTTATATGCCCGTGTAAGAGACGGACGTGAATGTCAGAGAGTACTTGATTCAACTGGTGGCCCTAATTATAAGGCGGAACTGGAAAAAGAATTGAAAGAATTACGCGAATCTGAATTGTGGCAGGCCGGTGAACAGGTACGCAAACTTCGTCCTGGTAAATAA
- a CDS encoding DUF2207 domain-containing protein, which translates to MKNILCAVLLLLSFSVSGSKQSERIIRFHSDILIDTTGRVQVIEQIRVYAAGIDIRRGIVRSIPLYREDHSGKKQKMDFKILSVQRDGKDEDFKTETAGNNREIYIGSGDTYLKPGIYEYTITYESYGHVGFFDTYDELYWNVTGNDWVFNIEQASASVTLPNNTPYIEAACYTGSYGSTRKDCSITGENGKPAFQAKQILLPNEGFTIAVSFQRDIIKRPPPPTMAELLWNKFRRFISPLLCVLIMACFYIFTWRKVGKDPEKPVVIPTFKPPHGWSPATIRYLYKRRYDNKTFTSSIIELAVKKVIRIKYEAKKYMLEKISNDVVNLSDEEKEIYHIFFSDRKQLEVSDKNHKRFSKANNRLSNSLSYQWNIKDYFRHNAGYVWKAVLLILVLFTLNTFFSGTNMDLFGLIATMPFVLLGLVVMVVGMKLETGCIKYFLIIFGAIFVIPILLIQAFVLFQEDWVVPVFVLLMIVPFAFYIYLIKAPTELGAKTTAELEGFKMYLETAEENRLNLLTPPDMTPELFERLLPYAIALDVENEWSKKFDNILQQANYQPEWYISDKAFRYGIFAGAFSRSFNSSVSSARIDPTVSSGSGSSSGSGSWSSGSSGGGFSGGGGGGGGGRGW; encoded by the coding sequence ATGAAAAATATTCTTTGTGCTGTTTTATTGCTGCTTTCATTTTCGGTTTCCGGTAGCAAACAGTCTGAAAGGATCATCCGCTTCCATTCGGATATCCTGATTGATACCACCGGAAGAGTGCAGGTAATCGAACAGATCAGGGTATATGCTGCAGGTATTGATATCCGGAGGGGTATTGTCAGAAGTATTCCCCTATACAGGGAAGACCATTCCGGTAAAAAACAGAAAATGGATTTTAAAATCCTTTCCGTTCAACGTGATGGAAAAGATGAAGATTTTAAAACCGAAACAGCCGGCAATAACAGGGAAATATACATTGGCAGTGGCGATACCTACCTAAAACCGGGGATTTATGAATATACCATTACTTATGAGAGTTACGGGCATGTCGGTTTTTTCGATACCTACGATGAATTATACTGGAATGTGACAGGAAACGACTGGGTATTCAATATTGAACAGGCTTCCGCTTCCGTAACTCTTCCTAATAACACTCCGTATATCGAAGCAGCCTGCTATACGGGTTCATACGGTTCTACCCGGAAAGATTGCTCTATAACTGGAGAAAACGGAAAGCCGGCATTTCAGGCCAAACAGATTCTGCTTCCAAATGAAGGGTTTACTATTGCTGTCTCTTTCCAGCGGGATATCATCAAACGTCCGCCACCGCCTACCATGGCCGAATTGTTATGGAATAAATTCAGGAGGTTCATCAGCCCTTTGCTCTGTGTATTGATCATGGCCTGCTTTTACATCTTTACCTGGCGGAAAGTGGGTAAGGATCCCGAAAAACCGGTAGTGATACCGACCTTTAAGCCACCACACGGCTGGTCGCCTGCCACAATAAGGTATTTATACAAAAGGAGATACGATAATAAAACATTTACCTCATCTATCATTGAACTGGCTGTTAAAAAAGTTATCCGGATAAAATACGAAGCAAAAAAATATATGCTGGAAAAAATAAGTAATGATGTTGTCAACTTATCCGATGAAGAAAAAGAGATATACCACATTTTTTTCTCAGATAGAAAACAGCTGGAAGTTTCGGATAAAAACCACAAAAGGTTTTCAAAAGCCAATAATCGTTTGAGCAACTCATTGAGTTACCAATGGAACATCAAGGATTATTTCCGTCACAATGCTGGCTATGTCTGGAAAGCTGTTTTGTTGATACTCGTGTTGTTTACACTGAATACGTTCTTTTCAGGCACCAATATGGATTTATTCGGTTTGATAGCCACCATGCCGTTCGTTCTTCTGGGATTGGTAGTAATGGTTGTGGGGATGAAGTTGGAAACAGGATGTATTAAGTATTTTCTCATCATTTTTGGCGCCATATTCGTAATACCGATACTGCTTATCCAGGCTTTTGTCCTTTTTCAGGAAGATTGGGTGGTACCTGTATTCGTTTTGCTAATGATCGTACCTTTTGCCTTTTATATATATCTTATAAAAGCACCGACAGAGCTAGGTGCAAAAACAACTGCAGAGCTGGAAGGATTCAAAATGTATCTGGAAACAGCGGAAGAAAACCGGCTTAACCTGCTTACTCCTCCGGATATGACTCCTGAACTATTCGAAAGGCTATTACCTTATGCCATAGCATTGGACGTGGAAAACGAATGGAGTAAAAAATTTGATAATATATTGCAGCAAGCCAATTATCAACCCGAATGGTACATCAGCGACAAAGCATTCAGGTATGGTATTTTTGCAGGCGCCTTTTCCCGTTCGTTCAATTCATCTGTTTCGTCTGCCCGTATCGATCCTACGGTATCTTCCGGTTCCGGAAGCAGTTCTGGGTCGGGAAGTTGGAGTTCCGGAAGCAGTGGTGGCGGATTCTCCGGCGGCGGTGGCGGTGGCGGTGGCGGAAGAGGCTGGTAG